AGTCTGTGATTGATACGTAGCCGACAACGCTCGTCCACTGAATCAGGTTTACTACTGTTGACTGGTACACGGGCTTTGCGATTCGTATCACCTGCGGCAGTGTTATGAGCCTGAAAGACTGCCACGCCGAGAAGCCGAGAGTCCTTGCCGCCTCTACCTGCCCTTTGTCTGTCGCGCTGACTGATGCCCGGAGCAATTCAGCCACATGCGCCGCCACGTTAAGGGAGAAAGTAATCACGGCGATAGTGTTCGCGTCAAGAGGACTGCGGGCGAATATTCCGTAGTACATGAGCATTAACAGCATGAGAACGGGAGAGCCTCTCAGGACAACAATATATATTTTCGCCGGGACGCTAAATATTTTGAGGCTTGACATTCTCAGCAGGCAGATTAACGCGCCGAGAAGAGTCCCGAAAAGCATGGAGAAGAAAGAAATATATATTGTCGCGTTGAGACCCTTCAGGATGGTCATGTATGAGCCGCCCTGAATTAGAATCCTGTATAGGATTTCGCTTAATGGCATTGAGATTTTGACTCCTTCCGTGAAATTATGCGTATATTATAATGAACGCGCAGAAATTTTCAGGGGGGATAAATATCCGATGAGAAAGATTTTCCGGCTTATCACTGCGGTATTACTCATAACAATTTTCACAGCCCCGGCATTTTCCGCACTAAGGCTACAGCCTCACACAAAGTACACGCTTTACATCGGCATGAATGACGGCAAGACGGGAAAACCTACATATGACTTGGCGGAAGCCCGGAAGATTCTCGTGAACGTTGCCGGGAAATATGTTGACGGCTACACGGTGTATGACGCTGAGGGATTCTGGCGCGAGGGCGAAAATACATACAGCGAGAAGACTCTAGTCTGCGTTATCGTTGACGTGTCAGAAGAATCCGTGCAGAAAGTCATGAATGAGGCACTGAAAATTTTCCGGCAGAATACGATTCTTGTTGAGCGGTCAGAAGTAGTGAGCGAATTTTACGGCGGGGATTATTGATATTGAGCGGGAAAATATGCGGGGGGCGGGAGCTGTCTCACCCCCCGTAATTTTTGCGGCTACTTTGCGGGCTTGAGGTGATAGAACGTATCGAACTGGTAATAAGGCTCAGAGAGTATTACGCCGTTCGGGACATCGTACTTTGTGCCTCTTCCGCGCTTGTGCTCGAACCAGAAGACAACATCAGACCGCCCGGAACTGAGCATAGCGGCTCTTGCGCTGGACTCGATGTTCTGAAGCCTGACATTGATTCCGAGTCTGCCTGCGATTTCGGCGAGTATTGCGGCGTTGAAGCCGTTTGCTGAACCGTCCGGGGCAATGTAGTCTATCGGGGGCATGTCTCCTGTTACAGCGGCGTTGATTGTGGGCGCACCGTCAAAATTCCTGAACATCACCGGGCCGACTTCCTGCAAGTCGGGGTTGGTGATGTGCCTTTCCTCCATCACTGCTGTGTCTGTGCCGAGTATGTATTTCCCCTGAAGGGTTATGAGAGTCCCGTCGCGCTTCATTTCGGTGATTGCCTTGTCGAACGACTCGCACAATGCCTTGTTGTTCTCAAAGAATCCGAACGACAGCAAAAACGGATCTTTGGGAGTCATCACAATACAGTTGATTGTGTAGCCGTGGTTGGCGTTCATGAAATACTCGGCGACAGATTCGGGCATGAGGATTTCGTCAATCTCTCCGGCGTTGAGAGCCATAATCATCTGTGTGATTGACCTGTAGAAGAAAAATTCAGGCATGGCCGGGTTGTTAGCCATCATTACGACATGGCCGGCATTGGCGATAATATTGCGGAACTCTTTCGGGGTAACATTGAGGCGTTCAATCATTCCGACACGGTGCGAGGCTTCAGCCGAGAACACAGCCGGAGCGAAAGCGAGAATCATAACTAGGGCGCATAAAACTTTTTTCATGAAAACAATTCCTCCTTCAATCTTCGTCAAATCTCAAATGAATAAACGTGTTCCATTCGAGATAGGGTTCAGAGAGTATTATACTTTCAGGGACATCAAGATACTTGTCGGTCATTTTGCTGACTTCATACCAGAAAACGACATCGGTCTTCCCTGAGACAATAGCGGCAGTCCGTGCGCCCGTCTCAACCTGAATCACATTGATGTTTACACGGAGCCGCCTCCCGATTTCCGCAAGAACGGCCATGCTGTAGCCCGCTGGGAGTCCCATGTCATCAACAAAATCAACAGGCGGAAGATCCCCCGTAACAGCAACTTTCACCGTTTGCGCGTCCGGGAAGCTGTCGAATGTTATGCGGTTCTGCCTGCGTCTTTGCTTGGGTGTGATTCCGTAAATGGCATCATAAGTTTCATCGGGCGGGAAATTTTTGACGTACTTCTGAAACAGCCCGGAAAGCGTGTAATCATTCCTCATTGAGACTAAAGCGGCGTTCCATCTGTCGCGGAGGTGAACGCGGTCTTTCATGAAGCCGAAACAAAGACTCATCTGCCCGGAGTTTGAGATACAGCAGGGTGTATAGCTTTTGTTGACCTTCATGAGGTACTCGGCGACGAAATCGGGCAATATCATTTCTTCAATGTCCCCGCGTGAAAGTGCCATCTGCATTTGGGACAGTGAGTCGTAGAACCGGGCTTTGCTTGTTGTGTGATCATCGCCGAGAATCGCCCAGCCCTTTGCGGCCCAAGAGTTACGCATGAGCATGAAGAACTCATCCGGGGAAGATTGCAGGCGTGTCAGCAGTCCGACATAATCATCATCAGCATACGAGATTCCGCCCAGCATGGCCGAAATCATGAGAATACACAGAAATTTTTTCACGGTATCAGACTCCTTTTCAGGTATTGAAGGCTCTTATGATACCACGATACTAACGCTTCCCGCAGCTGTGAATGTCTGTCAGTCAGTCGGCCTTCTCTCGTCATTGATGAGGATGTAATTTGCGGACGCTCCCGCCCTAAGTGCCGCTGAGGATTTTCGTGTGGACGTGGTAGCCGAGTCCCTCAAGATGATTCAGATTGTGAGGATTTCACGTTCCTGATGTCGCCTAACGGAATATCGCGGAAATTAGCGGCGTAAGTCTCACGGGCTGAAGGGTCAATTTCTGACGAGAAAACGCACCCGCACCCGGCATTCTCGAAAGCGAGACGAATACCGCCGATTCCCGCGAAAGGGTCGGCAAACTTCATTCAGTTGTGTATGTAGAAGTCAAGAAAGTCCCGGCTAAATATGTTCCAGCTCCATGGATTCCCCCCGGCGGGTCTCTTCCGAAGGTGAATGAATTTCTCCCAGTCGTAATATGTCTCTGACACTATGACCCCTTCAGGTATGTCCGGCTGAGTCGCGGAGCCTTTCACGACCTCGTACCAGAAAACGACATCCGCACGTCCCGACGCAAGCGCAGCACTCCTAGCAGCCGACTCAATATTCAGCAGCTCAATGTTCACGCCGAGACGCTTCCCGATTTCCGCAAGCACCGCAGTGCTGAACCCGGCAGGCTCTCCCGCGTCATTCATGTAGTCGACAGGCGGCAAATCTCCCGTTACAGCCGCACGGATTGTCCCGGCTCCGTCAAATTTCGCGAACTCGACAGCTTTCGGGGGATTCTTTCCGGCTGAGGACAGGTACATTCCTTCAAGTGCTGAGAGCGTCCAATCCCCGCGCATTTCTGTTATTGCCCGGCTGAATTTCTCGCATAATTCTTTGTTGTCGGCTCGGAAACCGAATGCCAGTCCCATCCCCTTTGAGCGCAATACTAATACTGACTCATATTCGGGACTCTGATTCATGAGATACTCGGCTGTTGCTTCGGGTAATACTATGTGCTTTATTTCCCCGGCGTTCAGTCCCATCTGCATGGCGTTCAAATTCGGGTAGAACTTCACGCGGACTTCTAGCAGCTCATTGTGAGGGGCAAAGGATTTCTGCCATTCCTGCGAGAATGACTCCTCCGTTGAGTTCAGCTTCTCAAGCATTCCCAGCGATATAACGCGCTTTTCGAGGCCGTACGACGTTCCGCACAGCCCTGCAACAAGCACTAACGCAAAAATTAATCTCTTCACGTTATTTTGACCTGCCCACGACTAAATCGGTATCCCACTCGTAATAAGGCTCAGAGAGTATTACGCCGCCAGAGGACGAGTCAACCATTACGCCTTTAAGGTTTTTGCCGAGCTTCTTGGGAGTCTTTATGCCCTCGGTGTTCCTGTACCAGAAAACGACATCCGCCCGGCCTGACGCGAGAGCCGCTGACCTTCCGCCCGCCTCAACGCTGATTACACGTATATTGCGCTTGAGCCTCCTGCCGATTTCCGCCAGTATTGCCGTGTTGTAGCCTGTAGCGCGGCCGTCCGAAGCTATGTAGTCGATAGGGGGAAGGTCTCCTGTTACCGCGACTCTTATCGGCTTTGAGCTTTTGAACTCGGTGAGCTTGACTTCTTCAGGCTCGTTTGTCCCGATGTTCTTGATGAATTTGTCCTCGATTGTCATTAATGTTCCGTCCTGCTTCATGGCCTTTATTGCGGTGTCAAAATCTTTCTTGAGTGCGGTGTTTCCTGCCTTGAAGCCGAATGATATTGTTGACGGCATCATGTTCAGCGAGAATTGTATCTCGTAATCTTTCGGGTTAGTGGCGGTAAGGTACATCACTACAGGCTCAGGCAGGACGATCTCATCAATCTTGCGCGCCTTCAGAGCCATCTGCATTGCCAGCAGTGAGTCGTAGAAGTGGACTACCCTTCTTGCCCTCACAAGCTCCGACAGGAATCCATCAAGAAGGTCATAATCTTCCCATTCCTGTTTGGCTGACTCCTCCGTGATTAGCGGCGTTAGTGCCTTCCTCAAGTCGTCTAACGCTTCCTGAAACTCGGCCTCTGTCGTACCCAAGTATGTGAGGATTCCTGAGTCCACCTTGTCAGACTCGGCGGCCATTACAGCACCGCACATAATCATCACAGCAACTAGCGCGCATAATATTTTCCTCAACATGAACTCCTCCTAAAACTTTTTGACCGCGACAAGCTCAATGCCGTCTTTTGTTACACCCACGCGGACATCATCGGCAATGTTTGCGATTATTGACTTCTCAAGCTCATCGCACAAATCAAGCTCATCTTCTCCGTGTGCTTCTACGTCCTGTTTGTATTTCTCCATTGACCACGCATAAAGGGAGTCGCTCATTCCATCATCGGGAATCCCTAACGCCCCGTAAGGCATAAGCCCGGTGCCGTATTCCGCCTGAAGCCTGAAACTTTCCTCAATGCCGTAAAGACTCGCTTCAATCATCCCGCGAATCTTGTCCATGATTCCAATGTGCGCCGTGTTCTTGCCGGTTGTTGACACTGAGAGGAACTCTTTGCGCTTTCCGTAGTCGAGATCGGATTTTGCCGTGAGGTGAAGCGTGAATGTCCGCTCTTCAAGCTCAAGCCAGAAATCCGCGCTGAACTCGCCCGCCACTGACTGAACCATGCTGAGTATCTCCTCAGAAAGAAGACGCACCCGGAGTTTTTCCTTCTCGCTGAGATGCAGAAGCCCTGCTGCTTTTTCGGTCATGCTGAGGGCTTCCGGCATTCCTAAACCTGCGTTTGTGATTCTGATTTTCTCTGTTGTGATTTTCTGTATCATTAATTTCACCTTCCTGCCGGATATTTTACCCTATACTGCTGATTTACTTAGCATACTCCGCAGAAACAGCTGCAGAAAAATTTTTGTCAGGCACAGCAACAGCCAGGCTAAGTTTTTATTTTTTGTGTTATCAGTATCAATACTTTCTGTTTTATGGGCAATGGAAAAAAAGTGTCCGTGAAATGAAATTACCTTCATAGTTATTCACCCAAATACAATTCAGGGGGGATTATATCAATGTTAAAAGGTATTCCCGATATTTTGTCGCCCGACTTGCTGAAAGTCCTTGCCGAAATGGGACACGGCGACACGATTGTTATATTGACGGAAATTTTCCATCCGCTTCAATGGGCAAGAATGGCGTTGTTATTCGCTGCGATGGGCACGGAGGCCCGGAAATTCTCGACGCTGTTTTGAGCCTGCTTCCGCTTGATACGTTTGTCGAAAAGCCCGTTACCCTCATGAAAGTTGTACCCGGTCAGGAAGTCGAGACTCCTATATGGGACACGTATGGGCAGATAATCGCCAAGTATGATGAGCGGGGAAAAGACGCGATTCAGTTCCTCGAAAGGTTCGATTTCTACGAGGAGTCGAAAAAAGCCTACGCAATAATTGCGACAAGTGAGAAAGCTCTGTATGCCTGCATGATTCTGAAAAAGGGCGTAATAAAATCATGAGGGTGTTATCATTCGGCTCTCTCAACATCGATAATGTTTACAGCGTTCCTCACTTCATAGCACGAGGTGAGACTCTCGCGGCGCGTTCGCTAAACGTCTTCAGCGGGGGAAAAGGTCTGAATCAGTCTGTCGCGCTCGCAAAAGCCGGGCTGAAAGTTTTTCACGCAGGGGCAATCGGTGAAAATGACGGTCAGTTTCTCGTTGATGAGCTTGAAGCGGCAGGAGTAAACACCGAGTACATAAAGCGGCTGAAGGGAGTCAAGACAGGCCACACGATAATACAGAACAACACGGACGGCGACAACTGTATACTGTTATACGGAGGAGCCAATCAGTAAATTTCACGCGCACAGATTGATGAGACACTGAAAAATTTTGCGGCCTGGGACGCTCTCGTCATTCAAAACGAAATCAGCGAGTCGGAATACCTCGCCGAAAGCGCAAAGTCTCACGGAATGATTGTAGCCTTCAACCCGTCGCCGATGGAAGAGAAAATTATTCCCGTCTTCAAGTATGCTGATTATTTGCTGCTGAATGAGATTGAAGCAGGGCAGTTCCTGAATGATGATGTCTCAAGCAAAAAGCCGGAAGAAATTGCAGGAAGACTCCGGGAAAAATTGCCTGACACAAAAATTGTTTTGACGCTCGGCACTAATGGAGCTGTGTATTCTGACAGCGAGATTACGTTCCCTCAGGAAGCATTGAGAGTGAATGCGGTTGACACTACAGCGGCGGGAGATACATTTACGGGATTTTTCCTGACGGGAATTTTTGAGGGGAAGACTCCGCAGTGGTCGATGAGATTCGCAACGAACGCCTCAGCAATCGCAGTAACAAGACACGGCGCGGCACCGTCAATACCATCAAGGGAAGAAGTATTAGAGAGAATGAAGTGAAAAGTAAAAGGGGGATTGAATTTTACCGTCCCCCTTTTTGATTCTTAACGCGATTTTGTTACAGCATTTTTCCAGCCGTCATATAAAGTTCTGCGTTCACTCTCGGCCATGTCCGGCTTGTACAAAGTGCGTTTCAGATTCTTGAAGACATCATCACCGTAAAGCCCCGCAGAAATTCCCGCGCAGTAAGCCGCGCCAATCCCGGATAATTCCTCAGCGTCAGGAACTCTCACGGGAATATTCAGCATGTCGCTCTGAAACTGCATGAGATATTTGTTGCGTGTCGGGCCTCCGTCGACTCTTAGTCCGCTAATTGTGATTCCTGAGCTTGAACGCATTGCCTCTACGATGTCCGTAATCTGATACACGATACAATCAAGCGCGGCTTTGACGATCTCATTTTTGCCCGTTGAGCGAGTCATTCCCACAATGCAGGCTGAAGCGTGAGAGTCTCAATACGGCGCGCCTAATCCCGAAAACGCCGGGACTAAATATGTTTTGTCGTTCTTGTTCGCTGACCGTGCAAGCGATTCAGTTTCTCCGGGACTCGCTATAAGTTTCAGGCCGTCTTTCAGCCAAGTGATTACGGCTCCCGTATAATTTATGTTGCCTTCTAGGACGTAATTCACTTTTCCGCCGATCTTCCACGCGAGACTCGTTACAATTCCCGCGTCGCTGAAGACCGGCTTTTCTCCCGTGTTCATCATGACAGAAGAGCCTGTGCCGTAAGTCGCCTTAATCATTCCCGCGTCAAGACAGCCCTGCCCGAATAACGCGCCGTGAGAGTCACCCAAGACTCCGCAGATAGGAATCTTCCTGTCAAGCCAGCCGTCAAAATCTGTCATGCCAGAATCGCCGTCAGAGTCTGTAACTTCAGCCATGCAATTTTTATCGAGGCCGAAAATTTTCAGAAGGTCATCATCCCATTCAAGCGTGTTGATGTTGAAGAGCTGAGTCCGCGAGGCGCTAGAGTAATCCGTCTGATGCCGTTCGCCGTTCGTGAGTTTGTAGACGAGCCACGAGTCAATCGTTCCTACTGCGATTTCTCCGGCCTTTGAGCGTTCAGAGACTCCTGCGACATTCTGGAATATCCACGTCAATTTAGCCGCCGGGAAATAGGGAGATAATTTGATTCCCGTCTTCCTGTAAACAGTCTCGGAATATCCCTGCTTTTCGAGTCCCTCGCAGATTTCAG
This region of Synergistaceae bacterium genomic DNA includes:
- a CDS encoding transporter substrate-binding domain-containing protein; translation: MRKILCALVAVMIMCGAVMAAESDKVDSGILTYLGTTEAEFQEALDDLRKALTPLITEESAKQEWEDYDLLDGFLSELVRARRVVHFYDSLLAMQMALKARKIDEIVLPEPVVMYLTATNPKDYEIQFSLNMMPSTISFGFKAGNTALKKDFDTAIKAMKQDGTLMTIEDKFIKNIGTNEPEEVKLTEFKSSKPIRVAVTGDLPPIDYIASDGRATGYNTAILAEIGRRLKRNIRVISVEAGGRSAALASGRADVVFWYRNTEGIKTPKKLGKNLKGVMVDSSSGGVILSEPYYEWDTDLVVGRSK
- a CDS encoding DUF3574 domain-containing protein, which encodes MRKIFRLITAVLLITIFTAPAFSALRLQPHTKYTLYIGMNDGKTGKPTYDLAEARKILVNVAGKYVDGYTVYDAEGFWREGENTYSEKTLVCVIVDVSEESVQKVMNEALKIFRQNTILVERSEVVSEFYGGDY
- a CDS encoding DNA cytosine methyltransferase, with the protein product MKFADPFAGIGGIRLAFENAGCGCVFSSEIDPSARETYAANFRDIPLGDIRNVKSSQSESS
- a CDS encoding transporter substrate-binding domain-containing protein; this translates as MKKFLCILMISAMLGGISYADDDYVGLLTRLQSSPDEFFMLMRNSWAAKGWAILGDDHTTSKARFYDSLSQMQMALSRGDIEEMILPDFVAEYLMKVNKSYTPCCISNSGQMSLCFGFMKDRVHLRDRWNAALVSMRNDYTLSGLFQKYVKNFPPDETYDAIYGITPKQRRRQNRITFDSFPDAQTVKVAVTGDLPPVDFVDDMGLPAGYSMAVLAEIGRRLRVNINVIQVETGARTAAIVSGKTDVVFWYEVSKMTDKYLDVPESIILSEPYLEWNTFIHLRFDED
- a CDS encoding glycerol kinase — its product is MGKYILSVDQNTQGTKALLFDDKGALLCRTDKPHRQIINDKGWVEHDLSEIYANTLQVVKDLVSKAGIDKGEISALGISNQRETSACWSRKTGEPLYNAIVWQCARGAEICEGLEKQGYSETVYRKTGIKLSPYFPAAKLTWIFQNVAGVSERSKAGEIAVGTIDSWLVYKLTNGERHQTDYSSASRTQLFNINTLEWDDDLLKIFGLDKNCMAEVTDSDGDSGMTDFDGWLDRKIPICGVLGDSHGALFGQGCLDAGMIKATYGTGSSVMMNTGEKPVFSDAGIVTSLAWKIGGKVNYVLEGNINYTGAVITWLKDGLKLIASPGETESLARSANKNDKTYLVPAFSGLGAPY
- a CDS encoding amino acid ABC transporter permease, coding for MTILKGLNATIYISFFSMLFGTLLGALICLLRMSSLKIFSVPAKIYIVVLRGSPVLMLLMLMYYGIFARSPLDANTIAVITFSLNVAAHVAELLRASVSATDKGQVEAARTLGFSAWQSFRLITLPQVIRIAKPVYQSTVVNLIQWTSVVGYVSITDLTRVINNIASRTMQPMITIIIGMLIYLALAYIVHGIFALSDYFQNRREQLS
- a CDS encoding transporter substrate-binding domain-containing protein, yielding MKRLIFALVLVAGLCGTSYGLEKRVISLGMLEKLNSTEESFSQEWQKSFAPHNELLEVRVKFYPNLNAMQMGLNAGEIKHIVLPEATAEYLMNQSPEYESVLVLRSKGMGLAFGFRADNKELCEKFSRAITEMRGDWTLSALEGMYLSSAGKNPPKAVEFAKFDGAGTIRAAVTGDLPPVDYMNDAGEPAGFSTAVLAEIGKRLGVNIELLNIESAARSAALASGRADVVFWYEVVKGSATQPDIPEGVIVSETYYDWEKFIHLRKRPAGGNPWSWNIFSRDFLDFYIHN
- a CDS encoding transporter substrate-binding domain-containing protein, which encodes MKKVLCALVMILAFAPAVFSAEASHRVGMIERLNVTPKEFRNIIANAGHVVMMANNPAMPEFFFYRSITQMIMALNAGEIDEILMPESVAEYFMNANHGYTINCIVMTPKDPFLLSFGFFENNKALCESFDKAITEMKRDGTLITLQGKYILGTDTAVMEERHITNPDLQEVGPVMFRNFDGAPTINAAVTGDMPPIDYIAPDGSANGFNAAILAEIAGRLGINVRLQNIESSARAAMLSSGRSDVVFWFEHKRGRGTKYDVPNGVILSEPYYQFDTFYHLKPAK